One window from the genome of Eucalyptus grandis isolate ANBG69807.140 chromosome 7, ASM1654582v1, whole genome shotgun sequence encodes:
- the LOC120295985 gene encoding putative UPF0481 protein At3g02645: MSSSSTSIISPSLSEEQWVKHIRDALHHGIDIETPVSVHCVPESISSAKPEAYVPHHVALGPYHHLRPKLYHTEHPKLAAARRAQAALKLPAFDRTAGLLQAEEAKIRASYQLHLEVGTDTLKWIMTIDSLFLLDLLYRYKLPNIGIKEDSIWDDDPDSTVKDVMMVENQIPTFVLRKIMLQTENSMNEVRENEEDESIDRKLGEMLTRFCKGISPLGLGKCSSSEAIQRKHLLDLLYNLILGTTGPEAAQTKKNELRSARFSRLIDMSSTQTSKVTEAWNELSKCSFMKKLKVLIKLFFNVVSTPASIVTAAWNELSKCSFMKKLKVSIKLFFNMISIPASIVTAAWNELSKFSFMKDLKERMELIFKIIQLPRQLIPRCSEYLSNDPFQEIVMIPTASKLRSVGIKLSLATGGIKTIAFDKKTATLKLPHIDLDATTEVLLRNLVAYEMISQRGSLILTRYTELMYDIIDTSEDLKLLREASIVLNRLNSDNKVVELFNGVIKSIGSKSTASELDETIRDVNEYYNNTRKVKAYNLMRKYIYSSWKFLTVVATVVLILLMVLDTSCSILSCPRLA; the protein is encoded by the exons ATGTCCTCATCGTCGACCTCCATCATCAGCCCAAGCCTTAGTGAGGAGCAATGGGTGAAGCACATCCGAGACGCTCTACATCACGGGATCGATATTGAGACCCCGGTTTCCGTCCATTGCGTGCCTGAATCTATCAGCTCCGCAAAGCCGGAGGCCTACGTCCCGCACCATGTTGCGCTGGGACCATACCACCACCTCCGGCCAAAGCTCTACCACACGGAGCACCCCAAGCTGGCCGCAGCCCGGCGGGCACAGGCAGCGCTGAAGCTCCCGGCATTCGATCGGACGGCTGGTTTGCTCCAAGCGGAGGAGGCGAAGATTCGCGCAAGCTACCAGCTGCACCTGGAAGTCGGCACGGACACTCTGAAATGGATCATGACCATCGACAGTTTGTTCTTGCTCGACCTACTGTACAGATACAAGTTACCCAATATCGGAATCAAGGAAGACTCAATTTGGGATGATGACCCAGACTCCACCGTCAAAGACGTGATGATGGTGGAGAATCAAATTCCGACCTTTGTGCTCAGGAAAATAATGTTGCAGACCGAGAATTCGATGAACGAAGTGAGAGAAAACGAAGAAGATGAGTCCATAGATAGGAAGCTTGGGGAGATGTTGACGAGGTTCTGCAAAGGGATATCACCTCTCGGGCTGGGAAAGTGCTCGTCGTCTGAAGCCATTCAGCGTAAGCATTTGCTCGATCTCCTTTACAATCTCATCTTGGGAACAACAGGCCCAGAAGCAGCACAGACGAAGAAGAATGAGCTTAGAA GTGCAAGGTTTAGCCGTCTGATAGACATGTCATCGACGCAAACATCAAAAGTCACTGAGGCATGGAACGAGTTATCAAAATGCTCGTTCATGAAGAAGCTAAAAGTGCTGATCAAGCTCTTCTTCAACGTGGTATCGACACCAGCATCAATAGTCACTGCAGCATGGAACGAGTTATCAAAATGCTCTTTCATGAAGAAGCTGAAAGTGTCGATCAAGCTCTTCTTCAACATGATATCGATACCAGCATCAATAGTCACTGCAGCATGGAACGAGTTATCGAAATTCTCTTTCATGAAGGATCTGAAAGAGCGAATGGAGCTTATCTTCAAGataattcaattgccaaggcaaTTGATTCCCAGATGCTCCGAGTACCTTTCAAATGACCCTTTTCAAGAAATCGTTATGATCCCCACAGCGTCAAAGCTCCGCAGCGTCGGGATCAAACTAAGCTTGGCCACAGGAGGTATCAAAACCATTGCGTTCGATAAGAAAACCGCTACCTTGAAGCTCCCTCATATCGATCTGGATGCTACCACCGAAGTCTTGCTGCGAAACCTCGTGGCCTACGAAATGATATCGCAGAGGGGCTCCTTAATTCTGACACGATACACTGAGTTAATGTACGACATTATCGACACCTCCGAGGATTTGAAGTTGCTGAGGGAAGCGTCCATTGTCTTGAACCGCCTGAACAGCGACAACAAGGTCGTGGAGCTCTTCAATGGAGTGATCAAATCCATAGGTTCCAAAAGCACTGCATCAGAGCTGGACGAGACAATTCGAGACGTCAACGAGTACTACAACAACACTCGAAAGGTCAAGGCTTATAATCTCATGAGGAAGTACATCTACTCTTCTTGGAAGTTTCTCACTGTGGTCGCCACCGTCGtgctcattttgctcatggttCTGGACACATCTTGCTCTATATTAAGTTGTCCTCGGTTGGCATAA
- the LOC120295986 gene encoding putative UPF0481 protein At3g02645, with protein MSSSSTSIINSSLSEEQWVKHIRDALSHGIDIETPVSVHCVPESISSAKPEAYVPHHVALGPYHHLRPQLYHTEHPRRAQAALKLPAFDRTAGLLQAEEAKIRASYQLHLEVGTDTLKWIMTIDSLFLLDLLYRYKSPNIGIKEDSIWDDDPDSTVKDVMMVENQIPTFVLRKIMLQTENSMNEVRENEEDESIDGKLGEMLTMFCRGISPLRLEMCFPSEAIQRKHLLDLLYNLILGTTGPEAAQTKKNELRSARFCRLIDMASTQASKVTKAWNKLSKCSFMKKLKVHMKVELIFKIIQLAMQLIPRCSEYLSNDPFQEIVMIPTASKLCSVGIKLSLATGGIKTIAFDKKTATLKLPHIDLDATTEVLLRNLVAYEMISQRAP; from the exons ATGTCCTCATCGTCGACCTCCATCATCAACTCAAGCCTTAGTGAGGAGCAATGGGTGAAGCACATCCGAGACGCCCTCAGTCACGGGATCGATATTGAGACCCCGGTTTCCGTCCACTGCGTGCCTGAATCTATCAGCTCCGCAAAGCCAGAGGCCTACGTCCCGCACCATGTTGCGCTGGGACCATACCACCACCTCCGGCCACAGCTCTACCACACGGAGCACCCCCGGCGGGCACAGGCAGCGCTGAAGCTCCCGGCATTCGATCGGACGGCTGGTTTGCTCCAAGCGGAGGAGGCGAAGATTCGCGCAAGCTACCAGCTGCACCTGGAAGTCGGCACGGACACTTTGAAATGGATCATGACCATCGACAGCTTGTTCTTGCTCGACCTACTGTACAGATACAAGTCACCCAATATCGGAATCAAGGAAGACTCAATTTGGGATGATGACCCAGACTCCACCGTCAAAGACGTGATGATGGTGGAGAATCAAATTCCGACCTTTGTGCTCAGGAAAATAATGTTGCAGACCGAGAATTCGATGAACGAagtgagagaaaatgaagaagatgagtcCATAGATGGGAAGCTTGGGGAGATGTTGACGATGTTCTGCAGAGGGATATCACCTCTCCGACTGGAAATGTGCTTTCCGTCTGAAGCCATTCAGCGTAAGCATTTGCTCGATCTCCTTTACAATCTCATCTTGGGAACAACAGGCCCAGAAGCAGCACAGACGAAGAAGAATGAGCTTAGAA GTGCAAGGTTTTGCCGTCTGATAGACATGGCATCGACACAAGCATCAAAAGTCACTAAGGCATGGAACAAGTTATCGAAATGCTCGTTCATGAAGAAGCTGAAAGTGCATATGAAAGTGGAGCTCATCTTCAAGATAATTCAATTGGCAATGCAATTGATTCCCAGATGCTCCGAGTACCTTTCAAATGACCCTTTTCAAGAAATCGTTATGATCCCCACAGCGTCAAAGCTCTGCAGCGTCGGGATCAAACTAAGCTTGGCCACAGGAGGTATCAAAACCATTGCGTTCGATAAGAAAACCGCTACCTTGAAGCTCCCTCATATCGATCTGGATGCTACCACCGAAGTCCTGCTGCGAAACCTCGTGGCCTACGAAATGATATCGCAGAGGGCTCCTTAA